The following proteins are co-located in the Ailuropoda melanoleuca isolate Jingjing chromosome 13, ASM200744v2, whole genome shotgun sequence genome:
- the LOC117795747 gene encoding signal-regulatory protein beta-1-like yields MGSTKRRSAHSYSLQGPLQRSEPGASIQLTYTSSGFPSRQVTVTWLKKNLALPAWQTHVHASGDTYNVTSRVLVPLQADDVLSFVQCHVNHKSTPVFQKTIGLDQYLRVPPTVTVSQSSPSSDLVAITCHVQRFYPQSVHLTWIENCHIFKGAEELTSKQNSDGTYTLESLHLVNVSGQVSERVLTCKVQHEAQSPIQANLILPTAAHGIYKPIGSSGTGMPVLIFVAFLLGFKVLLVMSSIVAYICRQQNL; encoded by the exons ATGGGGAGCACAAAAC GCCGGAGCGCCCACTCCTACTCCTTGCAAGGCCCGCTCCAGCGATCGGAGCCCGGCGCCAGCATCCAGCTGACCTACACGTCCTCCGGATTCCCCTCACGTCAGGTTACTGTGACCTGGCTGAAGAAGAACCTGGCGCTCCCCGCGTGGCAGACCCACGTCCACGCCAGCGGAGACACGTACAACGTGACCAGCAGAGTGCTCGTCCCGCTGCAGGCCGACGACGTGCTCTCCTTTGTCCAGTGCCACGTCAATCACAAGTCCACACCGGTGTTCCAGAAGACCATCGGCCTGGACCAGTACCTCCGTG TTCCCCCTACAGTGACAGTGTCCCAGTCTTCACCCTCCTCGGACTTAGTGGCAATTACCTGCCATGTGCAGAGATTCTATCCACAGAGTGTGCATCTCACCTGGATAGAGAACTGTCATATCTTCAAGGGAGCCGAGGAACTCACATCCAAACAGAATAGCGATGGAACCTACACCTTGGAAAGCTTGCATTTGGTGAATGTGTCAGGGCAGGTGTCTGAGCGGGTCCTCACCTGTAAGGTGCAGCATGAGGCACAATCTCCCATCCAGGCCAACCTCATACTGCCCACAGCAGCCCACGGCATATACAAGCCCATTGGAAGCTCAG GTACAGGGATGCCTGTCCTTATCTTTGTGGCTTTCCTTCTGGGCTTCAAGGTGCTGCTGGTGATGAGTTCCATAGTCGCCTACATCTGCAGGCAGCAGAACCTGTAA